One genomic segment of Acanthochromis polyacanthus isolate Apoly-LR-REF ecotype Palm Island chromosome 9, KAUST_Apoly_ChrSc, whole genome shotgun sequence includes these proteins:
- the LOC110971476 gene encoding zinc finger protein ZFP2-like has translation MRTHTGEKPYSCETCGKKFSQRSHLLAHMRTHTGEKPYSCETCGKNFNRSDSLLHHMRTYTGEKPYSCETCGKSFSQRCLMLVHMRTHTGEKPYSCETCGKSFSLSCSLLRHMRTHTGEKPYSCELCEKSFSQHGLLLVHMTTHTGEKPFSCETCGKSFSLSSNLSRHMRTHTGEKPYSCKTCGKNFSQSGNLLHHMRIHTGEKPYSCEMCGKKFRESGNLTAHIRTHTGEKPHSCETCGKTFTKHGHLLRHMRTHTNVAATPVGQD, from the coding sequence ATGAGAAcgcacacaggtgagaagccatactcctgtgaaacatgtggaaaaaaattcagTCAAAGAAGTCATTTATTGGCCCACATGAGAACGCACACAGGCgagaagccgtattcttgtgaaacATGTGGAAAAAATTTCAATCGAAGTGATAGTTTGTTGCACCACATGAGAACttacacaggtgagaagccttattcttgtgaaacctgtgggaaaagtttcagtCAGCGTTGTCTTATGTTagtccacatgagaactcacactggcgagaagccgtattcttgtgaaacGTGTGGGAAGAGTTTCAGTCTAAGTTGTAGTTTGTTGCgccacatgagaactcacacaggtgagaagccgtattcttgtgaATTATGTGAGAAAAGTTTCAGTCAGCATGGTCTTTTGTTGGTTCACATGacaactcacacaggtgagaagccgttttcttgtgaaacatgtgggaaaagtttcagtCTAAGTTCTAACTTGTCGCGCCACATGAGAAcgcacacaggtgagaaaccataTTCTTGCAAAACTTGTGGAAAAAATTTCAGTCAGAGTGGTAATTTATTGCACCACATGAgaattcacacaggtgagaagccatattcttgtgaaatgTGTGGGAAAAAATTCAGGGAAAGTGGtaatttgactgcccacataagaactcacacaggtgagaagcctcATTCTTGTGAAACATGTGGCAAAACTTTCACAAAACATGGTCATTTGTTGCGCCATATGAGGACTCACACAAATGTGGCTGCAACACCTGTGGGGCAAGATTGA